A single genomic interval of Helicoverpa armigera isolate CAAS_96S chromosome 13, ASM3070526v1, whole genome shotgun sequence harbors:
- the LOC110370731 gene encoding large ribosomal subunit protein uL6, whose product MKQIVANQKVKIPEGLTVHVKSRLVTVKGPRGVLKRNFKHLAVDIRMVGPRVLKVEKWFGSKKELAAVRTVCSHVENMIKGVTKGFQYKMRSVYAHFPINCVTIEGNSVIEIRNFLGEKYIRRVKMAPGVTVVNSPKQKDELIIEGNSLEDVSSSAALIQQSTTVKNKDIRKFLDGLYVSEKTTVVADEI is encoded by the exons ATGAAGCAAATAGTTGCTAATCAAAAAGTGAAGATCCCTGAGGGGCTCACTGTACACGTTAAATCGCGGTTGGTGACAGTGAAAGGACCGCGCGGAGTTTTGAAGAGGAACTTCAAGCACTTGGCTGTTGACATTCGCATGGTTGGTCCCCGAGTCCTGAAGGTAGAGAAATGGTTCGGATCCAAGAAGGAGCTCGCCGCTGTCAGGACAGTCTGCTCACACGTTGAGAACATGATCAAAG GTGTGACCAAGGGATTCCAGTACAAAATGCGTTCAGTATACGCCCATTTCCCCATCAACTGTGTCACCATTGAGGGCAACAGCGTGATTGAAATCCGTAACTTCCTTGGTGAGAAGTACATCAGGAGGGTAAAGATGGCACCTGGTGTGACTGTCGTCAACTCCCCGAAACAGAAGGACGAGCTGATCATTGAAGGCAACTCCTTGGAGGATGTGTCCAGCTCAGCTGCCCTTATCCAACAATCAACCACAGTCAAAAACAAGGACATCAGAAAGTTCTTAGACGGTCTTTATGTGTCTGAGAAGACAACTGTTGTAGCGGATGAGATTTAa